The following proteins are co-located in the Terriglobales bacterium genome:
- a CDS encoding rhomboid family intramembrane serine protease: protein MPRGYEVTLSFPPFTRTMKWLVFGNAAIFLLTLLAGFASPRLAASFVYTFGLVPGLVVKGWIWQLVTYAFLHGGFFHLLYNMLILWMFGTDLELAWGRRRFLDLYFLSLTGAAAVTVLMALAGVLVSMQAPTIGASGGVYGILGAFATIYGDRRIIILPIPIPLKARYWVGFLVVISVIGALQERSGIAHLAHLGGLLFGVLYARQLMRGRISGGLSEAWYGLRNAWHRWRRRQAARQFEVYMRDYERKSAHDQDSDAPPPGKGNGEHRGPWVH from the coding sequence ATGCCTCGCGGATACGAAGTCACGCTCAGTTTTCCGCCCTTCACTCGCACGATGAAGTGGCTGGTATTCGGCAACGCTGCCATCTTCTTGCTCACGCTGCTGGCAGGATTCGCCTCGCCGCGGCTGGCTGCGAGCTTCGTGTACACATTCGGCCTGGTGCCTGGCCTGGTGGTGAAGGGCTGGATCTGGCAACTGGTGACGTACGCCTTCCTGCACGGTGGCTTCTTCCACCTGCTGTACAACATGCTCATCCTGTGGATGTTCGGCACCGACCTGGAACTGGCCTGGGGACGCCGCCGCTTCCTCGATCTTTACTTCCTCAGCCTGACGGGCGCTGCCGCGGTCACGGTGCTGATGGCGCTCGCCGGCGTGCTGGTAAGCATGCAGGCTCCCACCATCGGCGCCTCCGGCGGCGTATACGGCATCCTGGGCGCTTTTGCCACCATCTACGGCGACCGCCGCATCATCATCTTGCCCATCCCCATCCCGCTGAAAGCGCGCTATTGGGTGGGCTTCCTGGTGGTCATCTCGGTGATCGGGGCGCTGCAAGAGCGCAGCGGGATCGCGCACCTGGCTCACCTGGGTGGGCTGTTGTTCGGGGTCCTGTACGCCCGCCAGTTGATGCGCGGCCGCATAAGCGGAGGCTTGAGTGAAGCCTGGTACGGGCTGCGCAATGCCTGGCATCGCTGGAGGCGCCGCCAAGCTGCCCGCCAGTTCGAGGTCTACATGCGCGACTATGAACGCAAGAGCGCGCATGATCAAGACTCCGATGCTCCGCCCCCCGGCAAAGGCAACGGCGAGCACCGCGGACCCTGGGTCCACTAG
- the pyk gene encoding pyruvate kinase: MRKAKIVCTVGPASASEAGLRELVRAGMDVARLNFSHGTHAEHAARIRLLRAVAEKEGRTLCILQDLQGPKIRTGRLKNRKPVVLREGARITITPRDVAGTATRIPTTFPTLAREVRPGARILLADGLIELRVAAVHGADVECEVVNGGLLAEHQGINLPGTALRVPSLTEKDVDDLGFGLRHGVDMVAVSFVRSARDVNEAKRRIAEHGSDVPVIAKLEKPQAIRHLEEILEAADGVMVARGDLGVEMPAEQVPVIQKHIIKRAAAWRKPVITATQMLESMIEHPRPTRAEASDVANAIFDGTDAAMLSGETASGKYPREAVLTMARIIHEAENHMGDSGPRRRREDAGLSIAEAICESVAHAAQNLDMRAIAVFTETGNTARLISKYRPKPRIFAFTASPEVRNRLNLLWGVRPMHSEKAPTSDDMARVAEQTLLERGVVKRGEVVGVVAGTQMASGSTNFMRLHVVGSLLGAPSTPPSKRKRRTQR, from the coding sequence ATGAGGAAAGCCAAGATCGTCTGCACCGTCGGACCGGCGAGCGCGTCCGAGGCCGGGCTACGCGAGCTGGTGCGTGCGGGCATGGACGTGGCCCGGCTGAATTTTTCGCATGGCACGCACGCCGAGCATGCCGCGCGCATCCGCCTGCTGCGCGCCGTGGCGGAAAAGGAAGGACGCACGCTGTGCATCCTGCAGGACCTGCAGGGTCCGAAGATCCGCACCGGACGCCTGAAGAACCGGAAGCCGGTCGTGCTGCGCGAGGGCGCGCGGATCACCATTACGCCGCGGGACGTGGCCGGCACGGCAACGCGCATCCCCACCACCTTTCCCACCCTGGCGCGCGAAGTACGCCCGGGAGCGCGCATCCTTCTGGCCGACGGCCTGATCGAGCTGCGGGTGGCGGCGGTGCACGGCGCGGACGTCGAGTGCGAGGTGGTGAACGGCGGCCTGCTGGCCGAGCACCAGGGCATCAACCTGCCGGGGACGGCGCTGCGCGTGCCGTCGCTCACGGAAAAGGATGTGGACGACCTGGGGTTCGGCCTGCGCCACGGAGTAGACATGGTCGCGGTGTCGTTCGTGCGTTCGGCGCGCGACGTCAACGAAGCCAAGCGGCGCATCGCCGAGCACGGCTCCGACGTACCGGTGATCGCCAAGTTGGAGAAGCCGCAGGCCATCCGCCATCTGGAGGAGATTCTGGAGGCGGCGGACGGAGTTATGGTGGCCCGCGGCGACCTGGGGGTGGAGATGCCCGCCGAGCAGGTGCCGGTGATCCAGAAGCACATCATCAAGCGTGCCGCGGCCTGGCGCAAACCGGTGATCACCGCGACGCAGATGCTGGAGTCCATGATCGAGCATCCGCGGCCCACGCGGGCCGAAGCTTCCGACGTCGCCAACGCCATCTTCGACGGCACCGACGCCGCCATGCTCTCCGGCGAGACCGCCTCCGGCAAGTACCCGCGCGAAGCAGTGCTGACCATGGCGCGCATCATCCACGAGGCCGAGAACCACATGGGCGATTCCGGACCGCGGCGGCGGCGTGAGGACGCGGGACTCTCCATCGCCGAGGCCATCTGCGAGTCCGTGGCCCACGCGGCGCAGAACCTGGACATGCGCGCCATCGCCGTGTTCACCGAAACCGGCAACACCGCGCGCCTGATTTCCAAGTACCGTCCCAAGCCGCGCATCTTCGCGTTCACGGCCAGCCCGGAAGTGCGCAACCGGCTGAACCTGCTGTGGGGCGTGCGGCCCATGCATTCCGAAAAGGCGCCCACGTCGGACGACATGGCGCGCGTCGCCGAGCAAACGCTGCTGGAGAGGGGCGTGGTCAAGCGGGGCGAGGTGGTGGGCGTGGTGGCAGGGACGCAGATGGCGTCGGGGTCCACCAACTTCATGCGCTTGCACGTGGTGGGGAGTTTGCTCGGGGCGCCTTCGACGCCACCGTCAAAGCGAAAACGCCGCACGCAGCGTTGA
- a CDS encoding YihY/virulence factor BrkB family protein: MLKFVNELRRAFWRAFEDNCFAIAKASAYSSILALFPALLLVASVLAASRQTEAFLREIAFAVGRVLPPGAAATARHLIETAAPQPMRPLFLGTVFTLLAASGIMISWMEGFRNAYRLPKTWGFWKERAIALLLVLLALVPLSLATMLVGFGAQIETWMLFQSTKQLSQYIFLFFTAVRWLIAILTSIAVIALIYHNGVPRTQPWHRVLPGAVVATFLWLFTTALFAWYVKTFTVYSVVYGSLGAAIALLVWMYLVSIVIMVGAEFNAIRYPRTVGDRRHAPRPHLPRERVESVQQAHS; encoded by the coding sequence ATGCTGAAATTCGTGAACGAGCTGCGGCGGGCCTTCTGGCGCGCCTTCGAGGACAACTGCTTCGCCATCGCCAAGGCTTCGGCCTACTCCTCGATTCTGGCTCTGTTTCCGGCGCTGCTGCTGGTGGCCTCGGTGCTGGCGGCGTCCCGCCAGACGGAGGCCTTTCTGCGCGAGATCGCGTTCGCCGTGGGCCGGGTGCTGCCGCCCGGCGCTGCGGCCACGGCCCGGCATCTGATTGAGACCGCCGCACCACAACCCATGCGCCCGCTGTTCCTCGGGACCGTGTTCACGCTGCTGGCCGCCAGCGGAATCATGATTTCCTGGATGGAGGGCTTTCGCAACGCCTACCGCCTGCCCAAGACTTGGGGATTCTGGAAGGAACGCGCCATCGCTCTGTTGCTGGTACTGCTGGCCCTGGTGCCGCTCAGCCTGGCCACCATGCTGGTGGGCTTCGGGGCCCAGATCGAGACCTGGATGTTGTTCCAGAGCACGAAGCAATTGAGCCAGTACATCTTTCTGTTCTTCACTGCGGTGCGATGGCTGATTGCCATTCTGACCTCGATCGCGGTGATTGCGCTCATCTACCACAACGGGGTGCCGCGCACACAGCCCTGGCACCGGGTGCTGCCGGGAGCGGTGGTAGCGACTTTTCTGTGGCTGTTTACCACGGCACTGTTCGCGTGGTACGTGAAGACCTTCACGGTCTATAGCGTGGTGTACGGCTCGCTGGGCGCAGCCATCGCGCTGCTGGTCTGGATGTACCTGGTGTCCATCGTGATCATGGTGGGCGCCGAGTTCAACGCCATCCGCTACCCGCGCACGGTGGGAGACCGGCGGCATGCGCCCCGGCCGCATCTGCCGAGAGAGAGGGTGGAGAGCGTACAGCAGGCACACTCATGA